A window from Photobacterium sp. DA100 encodes these proteins:
- a CDS encoding DUF3081 family protein yields the protein MKNRVDVRTLLSVYEKIKSQGKTIEFGSQLEDIKCTESPDGYSVSLSDDKVTLDINFHNTYHFHTMNEDPESVINQTTTEFHNNNEAQIQEFVHKLEEIDKNY from the coding sequence ATGAAAAACAGAGTCGATGTACGCACCCTGCTCAGTGTCTACGAGAAAATTAAGAGCCAAGGTAAAACCATTGAGTTTGGCAGCCAACTTGAAGATATTAAGTGTACTGAGTCACCTGATGGCTACAGCGTCAGCCTATCTGACGATAAAGTTACCCTCGATATCAATTTCCACAATACCTACCACTTTCATACCATGAATGAAGATCCCGAATCGGTCATCAACCAAACAACGACTGAATTCCACAATAATAACGAAGCTCAGATCCAGGAATTTGTTCACAAGCTAGAAGAAATTGACAAAAATTACTGA
- a CDS encoding response regulator transcription factor → MKLLLVEDHQDIAGVIFDFFELKGYTLDYASNGQHGFELGSSDHYDLIILDVMLPKMDGFQVCQKLRERGIDTPILMLTARDTREDTLEGFSHGADDYLVKPFDLDILEARIKALTRRRMGETALAQLSFGEMTLDLSSHTVERGNCSFALNPTLFTILKLLMIKAPKVVSKQELIAALWGDNEPEGNVLRSHIYQLRHQIDKPFKRAYIKNVPKVGYQLVDED, encoded by the coding sequence ATGAAATTACTATTGGTTGAAGATCATCAAGATATTGCTGGCGTCATTTTTGATTTCTTTGAACTAAAAGGCTACACACTTGATTATGCCAGCAATGGCCAACACGGCTTTGAGCTTGGTAGCAGCGATCATTACGACCTTATTATCCTTGATGTTATGTTACCTAAGATGGATGGCTTCCAAGTGTGTCAAAAATTACGAGAGCGTGGCATTGATACGCCGATCCTAATGCTGACGGCCCGAGATACCCGCGAAGATACCTTAGAAGGTTTTTCCCATGGGGCAGACGATTATCTGGTTAAACCGTTTGATCTGGATATTTTAGAAGCCCGTATCAAAGCACTTACCCGCCGTCGCATGGGAGAAACGGCATTGGCCCAACTGAGTTTTGGCGAAATGACTCTTGATCTAAGCTCGCATACGGTCGAGCGAGGAAACTGCAGCTTTGCCCTTAACCCAACCCTGTTTACTATCCTCAAGTTGCTAATGATCAAGGCACCTAAGGTCGTGAGCAAGCAGGAATTAATAGCGGCCTTGTGGGGCGACAATGAGCCTGAAGGTAATGTACTGAGAAGCCATATCTACCAATTACGCCACCAAATCGATAAACCCTTCAAGCGTGCATATATCAAAAATGTCCCTAAGGTGGGCTACCAATTGGTTGATGAGGATTAA
- a CDS encoding glycosyltransferase family 39 protein has translation MTQYPQAKLSLTHYAILLTVGTVLVRLATLGFYPLMDTTEARYGEMARIMSETGNWITPMFDYNVPFWGKPPLFSWLSAGGFELMGVNEFAARVPHLAVGIAILIITWLLAVKARTKNEAWLAVAILSTTTAFIVISGAVMTDTALTFAVTLSMVSFWLAWEKASRLWGYLFFVGLAIGMLAKGPLTLVLVGISLVMWLAQEQRWRRIPSCLPWKGGVVVFLVISLPWYILAEWKTPGFLNYFIVGEHIKRFVVSGWEGDLYGSAHDEIRGTIWVFWFLAALPWAPVLLYQIIRLFREGGEVVQSSEGYMGYLWCWMLSPMLLFTMAGNILPSYVMPGLPALGLLVAGYHGQRPLSDKVFKVGLITPGLLVVATILLANNLAGKESEKVLLSQWIKQVEKEKSELIYIDKRPFSAQFYSVGKAKLNQASLPTLLAEPAEDVFFVVEKGRLPPGFLWDKSRCELRAESNKRQLVHCKAG, from the coding sequence ATGACTCAGTACCCGCAAGCAAAGCTATCTTTGACCCACTATGCCATATTGCTTACCGTTGGAACGGTACTTGTCAGGTTAGCGACCTTGGGTTTTTATCCGCTGATGGATACCACGGAAGCCCGTTATGGTGAAATGGCGCGAATCATGAGTGAGACAGGCAACTGGATCACCCCGATGTTTGACTATAACGTACCTTTCTGGGGAAAGCCGCCGTTGTTTTCCTGGTTGAGTGCCGGTGGATTTGAGCTGATGGGGGTGAATGAGTTCGCGGCTCGGGTGCCTCATCTTGCGGTTGGAATTGCCATATTGATCATCACTTGGCTACTCGCTGTAAAAGCCCGGACAAAGAATGAGGCATGGCTGGCTGTCGCTATTTTATCTACAACCACCGCATTTATTGTCATATCAGGCGCTGTTATGACCGATACTGCCCTGACGTTTGCCGTGACCTTGAGTATGGTCAGCTTTTGGTTGGCCTGGGAAAAAGCCAGTCGATTATGGGGGTATCTGTTCTTTGTTGGCTTGGCCATCGGGATGCTGGCAAAAGGACCGCTGACACTGGTGCTTGTGGGGATAAGCTTGGTGATGTGGCTGGCTCAGGAGCAAAGATGGCGCCGTATCCCTTCATGCTTACCTTGGAAAGGGGGGGTAGTTGTCTTCCTAGTTATTTCCTTGCCATGGTACATCCTGGCTGAATGGAAGACGCCGGGTTTCCTGAACTATTTTATTGTTGGTGAGCATATCAAGCGTTTCGTCGTTAGTGGGTGGGAAGGAGACTTGTACGGTTCAGCCCATGACGAAATAAGAGGGACTATCTGGGTATTCTGGTTTTTAGCAGCCTTGCCATGGGCGCCAGTTTTGCTCTATCAGATCATCCGTTTATTCCGTGAGGGGGGAGAGGTCGTTCAAAGTTCCGAGGGTTATATGGGTTACCTGTGGTGCTGGATGCTGTCCCCAATGCTGCTTTTCACTATGGCGGGTAATATTTTGCCTAGTTACGTGATGCCGGGCTTGCCTGCTCTTGGCTTACTGGTCGCGGGCTACCATGGTCAAAGGCCACTTTCTGACAAGGTCTTCAAGGTCGGTTTGATCACTCCCGGGCTGTTAGTAGTTGCCACAATATTACTGGCTAATAACTTAGCCGGGAAAGAATCAGAGAAAGTATTGCTTTCACAGTGGATAAAGCAGGTGGAAAAAGAAAAGAGTGAATTGATTTATATCGACAAGCGACCTTTTTCCGCGCAGTTCTACTCAGTTGGAAAAGCAAAACTAAACCAAGCCTCTTTGCCGACTTTATTGGCGGAACCTGCGGAAGATGTATTTTTTGTGGTGGAGAAAGGGCGACTCCCACCTGGCTTTTTGTGGGATAAATCGCGATGTGAATTACGGGCCGAGTCGAACAAGCGACAACTGGTGCACTGTAAGGCGGGATAA
- a CDS encoding VOC family protein — protein MIPLDSTLRVVRPTDNVSQIAAMYRQALGFDLLKQFEDYDGFDGVVLGHKKHPYHIEFVHKVGSAAGTAPSHEHLLVFYVDCSQAWERACRNMIDAGFSVVESSNPYWEQVGKTFEDIDGYRVVLQNRDWDF, from the coding sequence ATGATACCGCTAGATTCCACATTGAGAGTGGTCAGACCAACAGATAATGTATCCCAAATTGCAGCTATGTATCGACAGGCACTAGGCTTTGATTTATTGAAGCAATTTGAAGATTATGATGGTTTCGATGGTGTCGTTCTGGGGCATAAGAAGCATCCATATCATATTGAGTTTGTGCACAAGGTTGGCTCGGCTGCGGGGACTGCCCCAAGTCACGAGCATCTATTGGTTTTCTATGTAGATTGCAGCCAGGCTTGGGAGCGAGCTTGCAGAAATATGATTGATGCGGGCTTTTCAGTGGTCGAGTCAAGTAATCCTTACTGGGAGCAGGTTGGTAAGACCTTTGAAGATATCGATGGCTATCGTGTCGTGCTGCAGAACCGAGATTGGGATTTCTAA
- a CDS encoding HAMP domain-containing sensor histidine kinase, which yields MKQQLKTVKSAKQLTVTYFSIIAFAIITLHFSLLDATLEDFEQINANNRLQHAKAVAEEVLQEQSNITQFAIPPFTHAYLDPKQLPPQVRFPENTPWDKAFEIRSQGADDTEYFAMKTRITDNKTDKTLYLLFSDYIYEISEEQVFLNQLKQLGISILLLVVSFVVVLKASARLTNPLTQLANDIDSRNAGDLSPIAPPSGINSREVLQLVDSFNLYVTQINELLNRERSFNRYASHELRTPLMVMKGATSLLGQSNAPAFVAKQQKRLEQATSEMNDFVTTLLSLTREEDMDNISSRQLDRKELEEIASAHTSLLSGKHVDWYVEAPQPIEIKMPENAFKILLGNLIKNAFAFTEQGHVIIRMTPSAIMVEDTGTGLKSNETGHKGYGLGLLIAADICRKYHWHLHHETNQYQGCTATISLQPNEKPNGQTE from the coding sequence GTGAAGCAACAATTGAAAACCGTGAAGAGTGCCAAGCAGCTGACGGTAACCTATTTTTCGATCATCGCTTTTGCCATCATCACCCTGCACTTTTCCCTGCTTGATGCCACTTTGGAAGATTTTGAACAAATTAACGCCAATAATAGGCTACAGCATGCTAAAGCCGTTGCCGAAGAAGTATTGCAGGAGCAGAGCAACATCACACAATTTGCTATCCCCCCTTTTACCCATGCTTACCTGGATCCTAAGCAGCTCCCTCCGCAAGTCCGTTTCCCTGAAAATACCCCATGGGACAAAGCTTTTGAAATCAGGAGTCAAGGCGCTGATGACACCGAATACTTCGCCATGAAGACCCGTATCACCGACAACAAGACCGACAAAACCCTCTATTTGTTATTTTCAGATTACATCTACGAAATAAGCGAAGAGCAGGTCTTCCTCAATCAACTAAAGCAACTTGGCATTTCGATTCTGCTGCTTGTCGTCAGTTTTGTGGTTGTGCTCAAAGCCTCTGCAAGACTGACAAACCCGCTAACCCAGCTGGCCAATGATATTGATTCACGTAACGCCGGTGATTTATCCCCAATCGCCCCTCCATCTGGGATCAATTCCCGCGAGGTCCTGCAACTGGTCGATAGCTTTAACCTCTATGTCACCCAGATAAATGAATTGCTCAATCGTGAACGATCTTTCAACCGCTATGCCAGCCACGAATTACGTACGCCACTGATGGTCATGAAAGGTGCAACATCACTTTTGGGGCAATCGAATGCTCCTGCATTCGTTGCTAAACAACAAAAGCGCCTCGAGCAAGCCACTTCTGAAATGAACGATTTCGTTACCACCTTGCTGTCACTGACACGAGAAGAGGATATGGATAACATTTCCAGCCGTCAGCTTGACAGGAAAGAGCTCGAGGAAATAGCCAGTGCTCATACCTCATTACTCTCGGGAAAGCATGTTGACTGGTATGTCGAAGCCCCTCAGCCTATAGAAATCAAAATGCCTGAGAATGCATTTAAGATCTTACTGGGTAACCTTATTAAAAATGCCTTCGCCTTCACGGAACAAGGCCATGTCATCATTAGGATGACTCCATCGGCAATTATGGTCGAAGACACTGGCACCGGGTTGAAAAGCAACGAAACAGGACATAAAGGGTATGGCTTGGGATTATTAATTGCCGCGGATATCTGCCGGAAATATCACTGGCATCTTCACCACGAGACCAATCAGTATCAAGGTTGCACAGCGACTATCTCATTACAGCCAAACGAAAAACCCAACGGTCAGACAGAATAA
- a CDS encoding amino acid aminotransferase, with product MFKQLAEAQLDPILSLSIAYRDDPREEKVDLGIGVYRNSQGETPIMQAVQLAQQQVQASQKTKAYVGLAGNEQFNQSMMDLLLTGTSAKPRAAAVQTPGASGALRMLGDLIHLAEPDTTVWISNPSYVNHKPVMEAAGLKVRYYPYFDTATKQVNSEAMLQELAKAGPKDVVLLHGCCHNPTGADISFADWQAITALANKNGFMPFVDIAYQGFGDGLEQDAAGLQFMADNIEEMVIATSCSKNFGLYRERTGAAILVGETLKEAQKAKGRILNLARSTYTMPPDHGAALVSTILHDDALTHIWKQELNEMQQRLLTLRAGLVSEVQALGSNQFDFIQQHKGMFSVTGLSPEQVGQLRDDYAIYAVGDGRINIAGLQEQHLGYLAQALLAVSN from the coding sequence ATGTTTAAGCAACTTGCCGAAGCGCAGCTCGATCCCATCCTATCGCTTTCTATTGCTTATCGCGACGATCCCCGAGAGGAAAAGGTTGATCTTGGAATTGGTGTTTACCGCAATAGCCAGGGTGAAACTCCCATTATGCAAGCGGTACAGTTAGCGCAGCAGCAAGTACAAGCTAGCCAGAAAACAAAAGCCTATGTTGGTCTTGCCGGAAACGAGCAGTTTAATCAATCGATGATGGATCTCTTGTTAACCGGGACATCAGCCAAGCCAAGAGCTGCTGCGGTACAAACGCCAGGTGCTAGCGGGGCATTACGGATGCTGGGTGACTTGATCCACCTTGCAGAGCCTGACACCACCGTATGGATTTCCAACCCTAGCTATGTCAATCACAAGCCAGTGATGGAAGCCGCCGGGCTGAAAGTTCGTTATTATCCATACTTTGATACGGCGACAAAGCAGGTTAATAGCGAGGCCATGCTACAGGAGTTGGCGAAAGCTGGGCCTAAGGATGTGGTATTGCTGCACGGCTGCTGCCACAACCCAACTGGTGCCGATATTTCTTTTGCCGACTGGCAGGCCATAACCGCACTGGCCAATAAGAATGGCTTTATGCCTTTCGTTGATATTGCTTATCAAGGCTTTGGTGATGGTTTGGAACAAGATGCTGCTGGCTTGCAGTTTATGGCTGACAACATCGAAGAAATGGTGATTGCCACGTCTTGTTCTAAGAATTTTGGTTTGTATCGAGAGCGTACCGGAGCGGCAATCTTGGTCGGTGAAACTCTGAAGGAAGCACAGAAAGCCAAGGGGCGAATTCTTAACCTTGCTCGTTCAACCTATACTATGCCGCCTGATCACGGGGCAGCGTTGGTTTCGACTATCTTGCACGATGACGCTCTGACTCATATTTGGAAACAAGAACTTAATGAAATGCAACAACGTTTGCTGACGCTGCGTGCTGGCTTGGTGAGTGAGGTGCAGGCGTTGGGCTCAAATCAATTCGACTTTATTCAGCAACACAAAGGGATGTTTTCGGTGACGGGGCTTTCACCAGAGCAGGTTGGTCAATTGCGAGATGATTATGCAATCTATGCAGTAGGCGATGGCCGTATCAATATCGCTGGCTTGCAAGAGCAGCATCTAGGTTACTTGGCACAAGCTCTACTGGCCGTTTCCAATTAA
- a CDS encoding glycosyltransferase family 2 protein, whose amino-acid sequence MSSITVLSQHRERQSFFRQQTPFITVIIPMYNEQEVISRCHHRVSKALDELGKHCEIIYVDDGSTDSSWKKASHLRSAYHSVKSIRLSRNFGKEAAMSAGLKAATGEAAVLIDADLQDPPELIPEMVAQWQAGYDVVDMQRGSRQGEGWLKRFTAAAFYRLINRLSDMPIPENVGDFRLINRRVIDEINKLPERTRFMKGLFAWPGFKRITLQFDRDPRLAGETKWNYRKLMHLAFEGITSFSTRPLRIATGAGLITSFSAMLLAVIVLAKTLLWGDPVAGYPSMMIVVLLVGGVQLLSIGLMGEYVGRLFIEAKQRPLFVVMEEKQTVPSVVPEEVQV is encoded by the coding sequence ATGTCTTCCATTACGGTTTTGTCCCAGCACAGGGAGCGGCAGTCATTTTTTAGGCAACAAACCCCGTTCATTACAGTCATCATTCCCATGTACAACGAGCAGGAGGTCATCAGCCGTTGCCACCATAGGGTGAGCAAAGCGCTGGATGAATTAGGCAAACACTGCGAAATCATTTATGTCGATGACGGTAGCACTGACAGCAGCTGGAAAAAAGCCAGTCACCTCCGTAGCGCTTACCACAGTGTGAAATCAATTCGCCTTAGCCGAAATTTTGGCAAAGAGGCCGCAATGAGTGCGGGATTAAAGGCGGCGACAGGGGAAGCGGCGGTGTTAATTGATGCCGATTTACAAGATCCTCCTGAGTTGATCCCTGAGATGGTGGCCCAGTGGCAAGCTGGATACGATGTCGTTGATATGCAGCGCGGCAGCCGCCAGGGAGAGGGGTGGCTCAAGCGTTTTACCGCTGCGGCTTTTTATCGGTTAATTAACCGACTCAGTGATATGCCTATACCAGAGAACGTTGGGGACTTTCGCCTGATTAACCGTCGTGTTATTGATGAGATCAACAAACTTCCAGAACGAACTCGGTTCATGAAGGGTTTATTTGCCTGGCCGGGTTTTAAGCGGATAACGCTTCAATTCGACCGTGATCCGCGCTTGGCGGGTGAAACAAAATGGAATTACCGCAAGCTGATGCATCTTGCATTTGAGGGGATTACCTCATTCAGTACCCGGCCATTACGCATTGCAACAGGCGCGGGACTGATTACTTCCTTTTCCGCCATGCTTTTGGCGGTGATTGTTCTGGCAAAAACCTTACTCTGGGGTGATCCCGTTGCCGGTTATCCATCCATGATGATTGTTGTTTTGCTGGTTGGCGGGGTACAGCTGCTGTCCATCGGCTTGATGGGGGAATATGTAGGCCGCTTATTTATTGAGGCCAAGCAGAGACCGCTGTTTGTTGTGATGGAAGAGAAACAGACCGTGCCTTCTGTTGTTCCAGAGGAAGTTCAGGTATGA
- a CDS encoding alpha/beta hydrolase encodes MSDTLLFHKTYRHPTSKDWVVFVHGAGGSSSIWFKQIKAYKQHFNLLLLDLRGHGRSNNMFQDMMKNPYTFKSVTTDIVQVLNHLKIQSAHFVGISLGTIIIRNLAELAPERVKTMVLGGAVTRLNTRSQLLVTAGNMCKHFIPYMWLYKLFAYIVMPQKTQKESRLMFVNDAKKLCQNEFKRWFKLAADVNPIMKYFKEKELPIPTLYLMGGNDYMFIKPVKEMVNKHKHSYLTEFEDCGHVCNVERPDEFNHHSIEFIQRHTLAA; translated from the coding sequence ATGTCAGATACTTTGTTGTTTCATAAAACTTACCGTCACCCAACCAGCAAAGATTGGGTTGTATTTGTTCATGGTGCAGGCGGCAGCTCTTCTATCTGGTTCAAGCAGATAAAGGCCTATAAGCAGCACTTCAACCTGCTCCTTCTCGATCTCAGAGGCCATGGTCGATCCAACAATATGTTCCAGGACATGATGAAAAACCCTTACACGTTCAAGTCTGTCACCACAGACATCGTGCAGGTTTTAAATCACCTCAAAATTCAATCGGCGCATTTCGTCGGCATTTCTCTGGGTACAATTATTATTCGTAACTTGGCCGAGCTCGCACCAGAAAGGGTAAAAACTATGGTGCTCGGCGGCGCGGTAACACGCCTAAACACGCGTTCACAGTTATTGGTCACCGCGGGAAATATGTGCAAACACTTCATACCTTACATGTGGTTGTACAAGTTATTTGCTTACATTGTGATGCCGCAAAAAACACAGAAAGAATCACGGCTGATGTTTGTCAATGATGCCAAGAAGCTCTGCCAGAATGAGTTTAAACGCTGGTTCAAACTCGCTGCCGACGTCAATCCAATAATGAAGTACTTCAAAGAAAAAGAGCTACCAATTCCGACACTTTATTTAATGGGTGGCAATGACTACATGTTCATCAAGCCTGTTAAAGAGATGGTCAACAAACATAAGCACAGTTATCTCACTGAATTTGAAGACTGCGGCCACGTCTGCAACGTAGAGCGCCCGGACGAGTTCAACCACCACTCAATTGAATTTATCCAGCGACATACCCTAGCCGCATAA